In a genomic window of Fusarium verticillioides 7600 chromosome 11, whole genome shotgun sequence:
- a CDS encoding MFS transporter, SP family, general alpha glucoside:H+ symporter: MGISEKEEPVSAAEIETQKHTINHQADLDHKAEIAQFKGDAIEAENAEFNMGVLEAVRAYPMATLWAFIMSCTIIMESYCVFLMGNFIALPKFAQDYGVYSANVNKYVITGPWQSALQCCGPVGALIGVTIAGPITSRIGYRWATIGGLMLLNAFIFVFFFANSLSVMVAAQVLEGIPWGIFIANAPAYCSEIVPMRLRAPATQMLQMFWAIGSIIVNGVAYHYNGLEEKAAYRVPIALQWMFPTPLAILIFLAPESPWWLTRRGRYEDAVKAVARLGRSTVVKNHEESVAMMRRTIELEKSEKEPSYLELFKGTDRYRTLIVCGVYAAQNLTGNLIANQATYFFEQAGMTTNTAFALGLITSALQMIFVMLSWILTTYIGRRTIYVWGSFINVLFLLALGIAGSVGKSNAASLAQASLGLIVSVLFTLGPAPVSYAIIGETSAIRLRPLTTGIGRASYYLVNIPCIFLSSYMLNPKEANLGGKCGYVWAGTGFVCFLMSWIWLPEFKGRSYREIDILFNRRVQARKWSKTVIDPNDDE, translated from the exons ATGGGTATCTCTGAAAAGGAGGAGCCAGTCTCggctgctgagattgagacTCAGAAGCATACCATCAATCACCAGGCAGATCTCGATCACAAGGCTGAAATCGCCCAGTTCAAAGGCGATGCCATCGAGGCTGAAAATGCCGAGTTCAACATGGGCGTCCTTGAGGCCGTCCGTGCTTATCCAATGGCTACGCTCTGGgctttcatcatgtcatgCACCATT ATCATGGAGTCGTACTGTGTCTTCCTGATGGGAAACTTCATCGCTCTGCCAAAGTTCGCACAGGACTACGGTGTCTACAGCGCAAATGTCAACAAGTATGTCATCACTGGTCCGTGGCAGTCTGCCCTTCAGTGCTGCGGTCCCGTAGGTGCTCTTATTGGCGTGACTATCGCTGGCCCGATTACAAGTCGCATTGGGTACCGCTGGGCCACTATCGGAGGtctgatgcttctcaatgcctttatcttcgtcttcttctttgccaatTCGCTTTCTGTTATGGTAGCTGCCCAGGTCCTCGAAGGTATTCCATGGGGTATCTTTATCGCCAATGCCCCTGCGTATTGTAGTGAAATTGTCCCCATGAGACTGCGAGCTCCTGCAACTCAGATGTTGCAAATGTTCTGGGCTATCGGTTCTATCATCGTTAACGGCGTCGCGTATCATTACAATGGACTCGAAGAGAAGGCAGCGTACAG GGTTCCCATCGCTCTTCAGTGGATGTTTCCAACGCCCCTTGCTATCCTGATCTTCCTTGCCCCGGAATCTCCATGGTGGCTCACGCGTCGCGGCCGATACGAAGATGCAGTCAAGGCTGTCGCCCGCCTTGGTCGCAGCACTGTCGTCAAGAACCATGAGGAGTCTGTTGCTATGATGCGTCGAACTATCGAGCTCGAAAAGTCCGAGAAGGAACCTAGCTACCTCGAGCTTTTCAAGGGAACCGACCGTTACCGAACCCTTATTGTGTGCGGTGTATATGCTGCTCAGAACTTGACCGGCAATCTGATTGCTAACCAGGCCACATATTTCTTCGAGC AGGCTGGCATGACTACAAACACTGCTTTTGCCCTCGGACTTATTACCTCTGCCCTGCAAATGATTTTTGTTATGCTATCCTGGATTCTGACTACCTACATTGGCCGACGCACTATCTATGTCTGGGGTTCATTCATCAACGTCTTGTTTCTCCTGGCATTAGGTATTGCAGGTAGTGTTGGGAAGAGCAATGCAGCCTCCTTGGCCCAGGCCTCCTTGGGTCTTATCGTGTCTGTTCTCTTCACCCTTGGCCCAGCTCCTGTCTCATacgccatcatcggcgagaCATCAGCCATTCGCCTCAGGCCTCTTACAACGGGTATTGGCCGTGCTAGTTACTACCTAGTTAACATTCcctgcatcttcttgtcaagctaTATGCTTAACCCTAAG GAAGCAAACCTCGGCGGAAAATGTGGCTATGTCTGGGCTGGAACGGGCTTTGTCTGCTTCCTCATGTCATGGATCTGGTTGCCTGAGTTTAAGGGTCGCTCGTATCGTGAGATTGATATCCTGTTCAACCGTCGCGTCCAGGCTCGCAAGTGGTCCAAGACTGTTATCGACCCCAACGATGATGAGTAG
- a CDS encoding cytochrome P450, family 17, subfamily A (steroid 17alpha-monooxygenase) (At least one base has a quality score < 10), which produces MAVSSISVLVLGIVAGAALFYLWSPTGKYRKRPLKLPIIGDIHSSPIERPLLRWDDWVKENGAIATSKLFGIVPVVVINTAEAATELLGRRGAWYSNRPRSVGMEMITGAGPGKSRFTLMHDMDAHLKLHHRILSPSLGGIAAPHYQPVMELEAKQLVKHLVEISEQKSLVIASDDIFPLLERAQAIIILALHYGVRVPTLDDPLYKRVRETQAKVTSYASKPGLPDIFPFLANLPAIISPWRKAADELFNKQKDLNLHLLSLGDDNPGWNATKQSRSLAAKYTKEPISDTDLAFTLATSVQGGIETSTRTILWLFIAATTGNKRFMKRAHDLLDAVVGRDRFPRFSDRSSLCYIDAIISELLRWRPISPGGVPRRADKQDYFNGIRIVKNAMVLTNAWSIGRDEAVFDQSLGGLDEFIPERWVDGESMDTDIKNQGELRTSLPLPVFGHGRRSCLGKRVAVDGTFAQVATMIWAFDFERAEEVHEMEMKVVWFMTEPKPFKFKLKPRGPWVLKVIEEEWRTADKELSNIMGNISDIES; this is translated from the coding sequence ATGGCAGTTTCTTCAATTTCGGTTTTGGTGCTTGGAATTGTTGCCGGTGCAGCGCTATTTTACTTGTGGTCACCAACTGGGAAATACAGGAAGAGGCCCCTCAAACTGCCCATCATCGGTGACATCCACAGCTCACCGATCGAGAGGCCACTCCTGCGATGGGATGATTGGGTGAAAGAGAATGGGGCTATCGCAACGTCGAAACTGTTCGGTATAGTGCCAGTTGTTGTTATCAATACAGCCGAGGCAGCTACAGAGCTACTGGGCAGGAGGGGTGCTTGGTATAGCAATCGTCCAAGGTCCGTGGGCATGGAGATGATTACAGGCGCTGGGCCAGGAAAGTCACGGTTCACGCTGATGCACGACATGGATGCGCATTTgaaacttcatcatcgcatCTTGTCTCCGTCGCTCGGTGGTATCGCTGCTCCGCACTATCAGCCGGTCATGGAACTCGAAGCCAAGCAGCTCGTCAAGCACCTTGTCGAAATAAGCGAACAAAAATCATTGGTTATTGCCAGCGACGACATCTTCCCTTTGCTTGAGCGCGCACAAGCGATTATCATTCTCGCCTTGCACTATGGCGTTCGGGTACCCACCCTCGATGATCCACTGTATAAACGGGTCCGTGAGACGCAGGCTAAGGTCACCTCGTATGCGTCGAAGCCTGGCCTACCCGATATCTTCCCGTTCCTTGCCAATCTCCCAGCGATAATTTCACCATGGCGCAAAGCTGCAGATGAGTTATTCAACAAGCAGAAAGACCTCAACCTGCACTTGTTAAgccttggtgatgataaTCCCGGATGGAACGCAACAAAACAAAGCCGCTCCCTTGCAGCGAAATACACCAAGGAGCCAATTTCCGACACTGATCTCGCTTTCACGCTTGCGACGAGTGTTCAAGGTGGTATAGAGACTAGCACTCGTACAATACTCTGGTTGTTCATCGCTGCAACAACGGGCAACAAAAGGTTTATGAAGAGAGCGCATGACCTACtggatgctgttgttggacGGGATCGATTCCCTCGCTTCTCGGACAGATCCTCCCTCTGTTACATTGATGCCATCATATCTGAACTTCTGCGTTGGCGACCTATTTCCCCCGGAGGTGTGCCTCGTCGGGCAGACAAACAAGACTACTTTAATGGTATCAGAATCGTCAAGAATGCAATGGTCTTGACGAATGCATGGTCTATCGGTCGTGACGAAGCTGTGTTTGACCAGTCACTTGGCGGCCTAGACGAATTCATTCCCGAAAGATGGGTGGATGGTGAAAGCATGGACACAGACATTAAGAACCAAGGAGAACTAAGGACCTCACTCCCGCTGCCAGTATTCGGTCACGGTCGGCGAAGCTGTCTTGGAAAACGTGTTGCCGTAGATGGTACCTTTGCCCAGGTCGCGACGATGATCTGGGCGTTTGACTTCGAGCGTGCTGAAGAGGTacatgagatggagatgaaggttgTCTGGTTTATGACGGAGCCCAAGCCGTTCAAGTTCAAGCTGAAGCCGAGGGGTCCATGGGTATTAAAGgtcatcgaggaggagtGGAGGACTGCCGATAAAGAGCTTAGCAACATCATGGGCAACATAAGCGATATTGAGAGCTGA